Proteins from one Gossypium raimondii isolate GPD5lz chromosome 8, ASM2569854v1, whole genome shotgun sequence genomic window:
- the LOC128043022 gene encoding uncharacterized protein LOC128043022, whose protein sequence is MSYRELYQNLFDAHIVSPYYLKPLQPPYPKWYDANAQCNYHAGVVGHSIEHCTALKKLVERLIGMGVVKLDDLPNIENPLPNHNDNGMNMIGGNMGRKIKKDTAEVKIPLRWVWNKMVERVLFVLDSERSFGGVKNYCEFYHEEGHEIQECIEFRALVQGMMDDKEVEFYEEVKEEGSICASEPMKVPKVTHPVVIISRPKNDEEIIEDQGIGAYPEPVKGRAITVEQKKGKIAEPVLFINEPVKEEEAVEFFTFLKHSEYNVVEQLHKQSARISVLALLLNSEVHRSALMKVLKETYVANDISVSKLDWLANNIRVLIDNGSTLNVLPLSTLNRLPIDSSHMKTCQNIVRAFNGTERKVMGRIEIPLLIGPIVYEKLKLLSEGRLVKINPKEDIIATVSSEAPYVETNDESVECSFRSLEFVNATFFLEGSKILVPKISKTTEMGLQLLVGKGALPRRGLGKYLQGKIEVPVLKEKQDNFGLGYKPDRGQRKKELERRQERRMSRLIREEIKWEPMIIPYISKTFVSGGIIHSERKILIEESIEETLENIHINDLNEVANEKRSLSLYINDVNGAATNSEFPLERNMCLEGSQDFEGDVDGGLSLDLLRMVE, encoded by the exons atgtcgtataggGAGCTGTATCAAAATCTATTTGATGCACACATTGTTTCCCCTTACTACTTAAAacctctacaacctccgtaccccaaatggtacgatgCAAACGCACAATGCAATTATCACGCGGGAGTCgtggggcattctatagaacattgtacTGCGCTCAAAAAGCTGGTTGAAAGACTCATAGGCATGGGTGTTGTTAAATTGGATGATTTGCCCAATATAGAGAATCCGTTACCTAATCATAATGATAATGGAATGAACATGATAGGTGGGAACATgggtagaaaaatcaagaaagataCCGCAGAAGTGAAAATTCCTTTAAGATGGGTCTGGAATAAGATGGTAGAAAGGGTGTTATTTGTCTTGGATTCTGAAAGAAGCTTTGGAGGGGTAAAAAACTACTGTGAGTTCTATCACGAGGAGGGACATGAGATTCAAGAGTGTATAGAATTTAGAGCCTTAGTTCAAGGCATGATGGATGACAAGGAGGTGGAGTTCTACGAAGAAGTTAAGGAAGAAGGAAGTATATGCGCATCTGAACCAATGAAGGTTCCAAAAGTAACTCATCCTGTAGTCATTATCTCGCGACCAAAGAATGATGAA GAGATTATAGAGGATCAAGGTATAGGTGCTTATCCAGAACCTGTGAAAGGAAGGGCCATAACAGTGGAACAAAAGAAGGGGAAAATAGCTGAGCCTGTGTTATTTATCAACGAGCCAGTGAAAGAGGAAGAAGCTGTGgaattctttacatttttgaagCACAGTGAGTATAATGTCGTCgaacagttgcataaacaaTCGGCTCGCATATCCGTACTAGCCTTACTCTTGAATTCAGAAGTACACCGAAGTGCGTTGATGAAGGTGCTGAAGGAGACCTATGTGGCCAATGATATTTCTGTCAGCAAATTGGATTGGTTGGccaataatatca GAGtgttgattgacaatggatcaaCTTTGAACGTGTTGCCATTATCCACACTTAACAGGCTTCCCATAGACAGCTCGCAcatgaaaacatgccaaaatatagtgaGGGCGTTTAACGGTACAGAGAgaaaggtcatgggaagaattgagatacccTTATTGATTGGCCCAATAGTTTATGAG AAATTGAAGTTACTGTCAGAAGGTCGGCTGGTGAAAATAAACCCCAAAGAGGATATTATAGCGACTGTATCCAGTGAGGCACCATATGTGGAGACTAATGATGAGTCGGTGGAATGCTCATTCCGATCTctggagtttgtaaatgcaacattttTTCTTGAAGGGAGCAAAATCCTAGTGcctaaaatatccaaaactacAGAGATGGGTTTGCAATTGTTGGTAGGGAAAGGAGCTTTACCCAGAAGAGGATTAGGGAAATACCTTCAAGGGAAAATTGAGGTTCCAGtgctaaaagaaaaacaagacaACTTTGGCTTAGGGTACAAGCCAGATAGAGGACAGAGAAAGAAGGAGTTAGAAAGAAGGCAAGAAAGAAGAATGTCACGTTTAATTAGGGAGGAAATAAAatgggagccaatgataattcctTACATATCCAAAACCTTCGTATCTGGAGGGATCATTCATTCTGAGAGAAAGATACTGATTGAGGAAAGCATCGAAGAAACATTGGAAAATATACACATCAATGACCTAAATGAGGTTGCAAATGAAAAGAGGAGCTT GTCCCTGtatatcaatgacgtgaatgGCGCTGCTACAAACTCAGAGTTTCCTCttgaacgaaacatgtgtttagagggatcgcagGACTTTGAAGGTGACGTAGATGGTGGTTTATCTTTGGACTTGTTAAGAATGGTAGAAtag